The DNA segment GGTCTCACCCGACAGCAGGACATCAACCGGATGAAGATGATCGACTCCTACAAAGGTGCCCGCCACAAGCGCGGCCAGAAGGTTCGCGGCCAGCGGACCAAGTCCACCGGCCGCACCGAGGGGACGATCGGCGTCAACGTCGAGGAGATCCGCGAGGAACAGGCCGAGGAGGCCGCCGCTGCCGAAGAGGAGGGTGATGAATAATGGCGCTCGGAACCGACACCAAACACTACGAGACGCCGAACCACCCCTACCAGGGCGAGCGTATCGCGAGCGAACACTCGCTACTCGACCGCTACGGCCTGTCGAACAAGGAAGAACTCTGGCGAGCGCAGTCCGAACTTCGATCCTACCGACGCGAAGCTCGGGAGCTGCTGGGACAGGCCCAGGGCGACGAGGTCGTACAGCGGCGATCCGAGGAGTTCCTCGGTCGCCTGAAGCGCGTCGGCGTCCTCGACGAGGCCGAAGGACTCGGCGACGTTCTGGGACTGGAGATCGAAGACGTTCTCGAACGCCGCCTCCAGACGGTCGTCTACCGCAAAGGGCTGGCCAACACCCCCCAGCAGGCTCGTCAGTTCATCACGCACGGCCACGTCACGATCGGCGATCGTCGCCACCGCGTCCCCTCCTACGTCGTCGACGTCGACGAGGAAGACGACGTGGCGTTCGACGGGACCAGTCCGCTGGCCGACGAACTGCACCCGGAACGCGCGGAGGGCCAATAACATGAGTCAGGACGACGACAAGTGGGGTATCGCCCACGTGCACGCATCGTTCAACAACACCATCATGACCGTGACGGACCTCACCGGTGCGGAGACGATCGCGAAGTCCTCCGGCGGGACAGCGGTCAAACAGAACCGCGACGAAGCCTCGCCCTACGCGGCCATGCAGATGGCCGAGGGTGTCGCCGAAGAGGTCAAGGCAGCAGGTATCACCGGTCTCCACGTCCGCGTCCGCGGACCTGGCGGCAACCTCCAGAAGTCACCTGGTCCCGGTGCGCAGGCGACGATCCGGGCACTCGCACGCTCGGGTATCGAGATCGGACGCATCGAGGACGTCACGCCGATCCCACACGACGGATCGCGCGCACCGAAGGGCAAGGGCGGATTCTAGATCCATGGCAGCCGACTACGACGTCGAGTTCGTCGAACGCGCCGATCGGGAGGCCAGAATCCTCGTCCGCGGGATCACCCCCGCGTTCGCCAACGGCATCCGCCGGGCGATGATCGCCGACGTCCCAACGCTGGCGATCGACACCGTCCGGTTTATCGAGAACTCCTCGGTCATGTTCGACGAGCAACTGGGACTGCGACTCGGCCTCGTCCCGCTGACGACGCCGCGACACGACGAGTTCGGTGAGGAGGACGTCGTAACGCTCTCGATCGACGTCGAAGGTCCCGGAACCGCCTACTCCGGCGACCTCGTCTCTGCCGAACCGGACCTGGTGAAACCTGCCGACGAGAACGTCCCGATTATACACCTGAAGGACGGCCAGCGCCTCGAAGCGGAAGCCGACGCGGTCTACGACCGTGGAAAGGATCACGCGAAGCACCAGGGCGGCGTCGCCGTGGGCTATCGCCACCTTCAGCACGTTACAGTGGAGGGAGACCTCCCGGAGTTCGAGGACGAGGAGCGACGGATCGTCCGCGGCGTCATCGAGGACGACGGCGACCTGATCCCGACGAGCGAGTTCGGTCACGACCTGACCGAGCGCTATCCGGGTAAGGAGGTTTCCGTCGAAGACGTTCCGAACGCCTTCGTCTTCCACGTCGAGACCGACGGTTCGTTCTCCGTCGAGGAGCTGGTGACGCGGGCCATCGATTCGATCGACGACCGCGCAGCAGAACTGGAAGCAGCCGTACAGCTATAACAGAGACCAATGACCCGCCACCACACTTCGGACCCGACGTACGCCGGCGCCGCGAGCGACGAGACCGGCGACCGATCCGTTCGGATCGAAAGCGGTTTGAAGGGGCGGCGGGTAGACGGAAGTGCACGCAGGGATAGCCAAGTCAGGCCAACGGCGCAGCGTTCAGGGCGCTGTCTCGTAGGAGTCCGCAGGTTCAAATCCTGCTCCCTGCATCACTTCTGGGCGAGTTACACTCGCAAGCGGACCACACAGACTATCGGAGGATATCAATGAGTACGAAGACCAACCCGAGGCTCACAGACCTCATCGCCGAGTTGAAGTCTACGTCCCGCTCCCGGGACGCGGACGTCTGGCGCGACATCGCCGATCGCCTCGAGAAGCCCAGGTCGAACCACGCAGAGGTAAACCTGGGACGCATCGAGCGATACGCACGCGAAGACGAGACCGTCATCGTCCCCGGCAAGGTGCTGGGGAGCGGTCGTCTGCGCAAGAACGTCACCGTCGCCGCCGTCGACGCGTCGTCGTCGGCCGCGACGAAGATCGACCAGGTCGGCGAGTACGTACCGATCGAACAGCTGTTAGAAGACAACCCCGACGGATCCGACCTCCGGGTGATCGCATGAGCGTCGCCGAATTCGACGCCGACGTCGTCGTCGACGCCCGCGATTGCATCCTGGGTCGCGTCGCCAGCCAGGTCGCCCAGCGCGCACTGGACGGCGAACGCGTCGCGATCGTCAACGCAGAGGATGCCGTCATCACGGGCGACACGGAGGACGTGTTCGAGACCTACCGAACCAGAGCACAGCTCGGGTCCGACCGCGGCCCCAACTACCCGAAACGACCGGACACGATCTTCAAGCGCTCCGTCCGCGGCATGCTTCCGTACAAGAAGCCGCGCGGACGCGAGGCGTTCTCGAACGTTCGCGTCTACGTCGGCAACCCGTACGAGGGAGACGACGACCGCGAGGCGACGGTCCTCGAGGATACGTCGCTGGATCGCCTGTCGAACATTCGCTTCGTCCACCTGGGCGAGGTCGCAGATCAACTGGGTGCCAACGTCACATGGTAACGAACACGAGCGGAAAGAAGAAGACGGCCGTGGCGCGGGCCACCGTCACCGACGGCGAGGGCCGCGTCCGGATCAACGCACAGCCGGTCGAACTGGTCGAGCCGCAGATGTCGCGACTCAAGATGCTCGAGCCGTTCCGCATCGCGGGCGACGAGCTGCGAGACGGGATCGACATCACCGTCCGCGTCGAGGGCGGCGGTATCAGCGGACAGGCCGACGCCGTCCGCACCGCGATCGCACGCGGTATCGTCCAGCACACGAACGACGCCGAACTGCGCGACGCGTTCATGTCGTTCGATCGCTCGCTGCTGGTGAACGACGTTCGCCAGTCCGAATCGAAGAAGTGGGGCGGCCCCGGCGCACGGGCTCGCTACCAGAAATCCTACCGCTAAGGTGATTCAACTATGATGGTTCCGGTCCGGTGTTTCACGTGCGGCACGGTCGTCGCCGAGCACTGGGAAGAGTTCGAAGAACGCGCCCGCGAGGGTGACGAGGACCCCGCCGAGGTCCTGGACGACCTCGGCGTCGACCGGTTCTGCTGCCGGCGCATGCTCGTCAGCCACACCGACCTCGTGGACGTCGTCTCGCCCTACCAGTAACCCATGCAACAGGAACGATACAACCGGTACGAGAAGGCCCGGATCCTCGGCGCCCGCGCGCTGCAGGTGTCCTACGGCGCACCCGTACTGATCGAGACCGACCAGACGGAGCCGATCCTCATCGCCGCGGAGGAGTACGACGAGGGCGTGCTTCCGTTCACGGTCAATCGAAGCCAGGCATCGACATGACGCTGATCACCGACGTCCGGCTGCGCGAGATCCTCGATTCCCGGGGCAACCCAACGGTCGAGGCCGACGTCGTGACCGAGAGCGGCGGCTTTGGCCGCGCTGCGGCTCCGTCGGGGGCCAGCACGGGCGAGTACGAGGCGATCGAGCGACCGTCGGGCGAGGCCATCGCGGCGGCACGCGAGCGGGCCGTCCCCCGGCTCGTCGGTGACGCGTACGCGGGCAACCAGCGCGAGGTCGACGCGATCCTTCGGGCGGCCGACGGGACCGACAACTTCGCGGAGATCGGTGCCAACAGCGCGGTCGCCATCTCGATGGCGGCGGCGAAGGCCGGCGCGGACGTCCTGGGTGCGCCGCTCTTCCAGCACCTGGGTGGGACGTTCCGGGGTAACTCGTTCCCTACGCCGCTCGGGAACGTCGTCGGGGGTGGCGAACACGCTACCGACGCGACGGACATCCAGGAGTTTCTCGCCGCGCCGGTGGGAGCGCCGAGCGTTCAGGACGCGGTGTTCGCGAACGCGGCCGTCCACGCAGCCGTGGCGGACGTGCTGGACGAACGGGACGAGCCAGCGGGCAAGGGTGACGAGGGCGCGTGGGCGCCGTCGGTGACCGACGCCGAGGCGTTCGAGATCGTCGACGACGCGGTCGGCCGCGTCGAGGACGAGGTCGGGTTCGAAATCGGCTTCGGGCTCGACGTTGCCGCGTCGGAACTCTACGACGCCGATGCCGACGAGTACGTCTACAGCGACCGAACCCGCTCGACCGACGAGCAGATCGCCTACGTCGCCGACCTCGTCTCCGAGTACGACCTCGTCTACGTCGAGGACCCGCTCGACGAGGACGATTACGACGCGTACGCCGAACTCACGGATCGAACCGGTGACGAGACGCTGATCTGCGGCGACGATCTCTTCGTGACGAACGTCGATCGTCTGCGTACCGGTATCGATGGGGGTGCGGCCAACGCCATCCTGATCAAGCCGAATCAGATCGGTACCCTCTCGGACGCGTTCGACGCGATCGAACTCGCGACCGAACACGGCTACGAGGCCGTCGTCTCCCACCGTTCGGGTGAGACCGAAGACGCGACCATCGCACACCTCGCCGTCGCGACCGACGCCGCCTTCATCAAGACGGGGGCCGTCGGCGGCGAGCGCACCGCCAAGCTGAACGAACTGATCCGCATCGAAGACGACGCACTATGACAGAGAACGATACACCACAGGAGGGTCTCGACGCCGCCGAGGATGAGATCGACGAGGAGCCGGCCGAAGGGGCCGGCCCCGCCGCCGAATCCGAGGAGGTCGACGAGGCCGCAACAGCAGAGACCGCCGAGGCGCCCGCCGAGGCCGAACCAGCCGACGAGGAACTCGACGAGTCGGGTCCGTCGCTCGACGACGACGTCATGAGCGACGAGGACGCAGACCTCCTCATCCCCGTCGAGGACTACCTGGGTGCCGGTGTCCACATCGGGACCCAGCAGAAGACCGAGGACATGGAGCGGTTTATCCACCGCGTCCGGACCGACGGACTCTACGTCCTCGACGTCTCGATGACCGACCGTCGCATCCGGACGGCTGCGGACTTCCTCGAGAACTACGCGCCGGAGCAGATCCTGGTGACCTCGTCCCGTCAGTACGGCCGCTTCCCGGCCGAGAAGTTCGCCGAAGCCGTCGGCGCCCGCGCCCGAACGGGCCGTTTCATCCCCGGCACGCTCACCAACCCGAAGTACGACGGCTACATCGAACCGGACGTGCTGGTCGTCACGGACCCGATCGGCGACGCCCAGGCCGTCAAGGAGGCGATCACGGTCGGCATCCCGGTCATCGCGATGTGCGACTCGAACAACCAGACCGGTAACGTCGACCTCGTCGTTCCGACCAACAACAAGGGTCGAAAGGCCCTCTCGGTCGTCTACTGGCTGCTGGCAAACGAGGTTCTGGATCGCCGCGGCGCGGAACCGTCCTACGCGCTCGAAGACTTCGAGAGCCTGGTGTAAGGGTCGAGTTTCTGTGTCTTCTGTTCGTCCTGTACCCACGAGCGACTGCCACCTTCGTTCGATCACACCGTTCGGCGACCGGACAGGGAAAGAGTTACCTGTCGACCGGTTCGACTCCCGAACATGAAGGACGTCCTCTACGAGTTCGAGGAGGAGACGATCCCACCGGTCGTGGCGATGGCAGCGGCCGCGTTAGTCGGACTGTTCGCTCTCGGGTTCGTGTACAAACTCGTCTCTGTGCTGGTGCTCTAGTGCGTCTACCGGTCGCCGGACGGCGAGCGTCGACGGGGTGTGTGCGACCGAGAAGACAGCAATTAAGCCGGGAGGGACGAATCCTCAGGATATGACTCGTTCGAGCGCTCCCGGGAAGGTGTATCTCTTCGGGGAGCATGCGGTGGTCTACGGCGAACCGGCCGTTCCCTGCGCGATCGAACGGCGGGCGCGAGTCGGCGTCGAACCGCGAGACGACGCGACGCTGCGCGTTCACTCCGACGACCTCAGTCTGGACGGGTTCACCGTGGAGTACTCCGGTTCGACGACGGGAACTCCGGATATCGACGTGGCAGAGTCGCTGGTCGACGCGGCGATGGGCTACGTCGACGAAGCGATCGGGCAGGTGCGCGACGTGACCGGCGATACCGAGACCGGTTTCGACGTGACTATCGAGAGCGACATTCCGCTGGGGGCGGGCATCGGTTCGTCCGCTGCCGTGGTCGTGGCGGCGATCGACGCGGCGAGCCGAGCCCTCGGCGTCGAACTATCGACTGACGAACTCGCCGAACGGGCCTACCGGACCGAACTCGCCGTCCAGGACGGGCAGGCCTCGCGTGCCGATACGTTCTGTTCTGCGACGGGTGGCGCCGTTCGCGTCGAGGGAGCAGACTGTCGGTCGATCGCGGCGCCCGACCTGCCGTTCGTGATCGGGTTCGACGGCGGTGCGGGGGACACTGGCGCGTTAGTCGCCGGCGTCCGCCAGCTTCGCGAGGAGTACGACTTCGCCGCCGAGACGATCGAGTCGATCGGCGATATCGTCAGACGGGGTGAACGGATTCTCGCCGACGGAGACGTCGAGGAACTCGGTGAACTGATGGACTTCAATCACGGATTGCTCTCGGCGCTCGGTGTCTCCTCGCGATCGCTCGATTCGATGGTCTGGGCCGCTCGCGAAGCCGGCGCCCACGGGGTGAAACTGACCGGCGCGGGCGGCGGCGGCTGTATCGTCGCGCTGGATCCGACGCCGGAGACGGCGACGGCGTTGCGGTACCTGCCCGGCTGTGAGGAGGTGTTTCGTGCGGAACTTGCGACCGACGGGGTGAAACGACTCGAATGACGATCGTCCTGAAACTCGGCGGGAGCGTGATCACCGAGAAGGACCGCCCCGAGACGCTCGACGGCAGGGCGCTCGACGAAACGGCGGACGCGATCGCCGAGGCGCTCGCAGACGGGACCGTCGAGGACATCGTTCTGGTCCACGGCGGCGGTAGTTTCGGCCATCACCACGCGAACGAGTTTGGCGTGAGCACGACCGCCGGTAGCCACGCGGTCGACGCCGTCCACGCGATCCACGGCGCGATGACGACACTCAATCGGTTCGTCCTCCAGCGGCTGCTCGACCGTGACGTGCCCGCCGTACCGGTCGCCCCGTTTTCTGCCGCCTATCGAAGCGGAGACGGTGCCCTTACCCTCCCGACCGGGCAGGTCGAGACGCTGCTGGGGGAGGGGTTCGTCCCCGTGTTGCACGGCGACATCGTCGCCCACGTCGGTGCGGGCGTGACCGTCGTGAGCGGTGACGAACTCGTCGTCGAACTGGCCGACCGCCTCGGGGCCGATCGGGTCGGTCTCTGCTCTGCGGTGCCGGGCGTCCTCGATGGGAACGATGCGGTGATCGAGCGAATCGAGAGCCACGAGGACGTCGCGTCGGTGCTCGGTGACAGCGATACGACGGACGTGACCGGCGGGATGAGTAGCAAGGTCCGCGCGTTGCTGGCGCTCGACGGACCGGCGTCGATTTTCGATCTGGACGGATTGACCGCGTTTCTCGCGGGCGAGCGCCCAGGGACGACCGTCGACGGCGAGCGTCAGTGACCCGACCCGGTATCGTGGAGCGAAGCGACCCGTCGGAGTCTCGCCAGGTGTCGGTCCGTTCGCGCTCTCTCTCGGTGTTGCAGACGACCGCCGTGTCGAAGCGGAGGTCCCCGAGTCGTCGCGTCCCGTGGTTCGAGCGTGCAACGACGGGCTACCCACGTAGCCGGCCGGGAGAATATCGATGAAGCGCAACAGGGTCCGGCCGATCGCGTGCTGCCTGCGCAGGTCGACGGCGACCGCGCTGACGCGCCGGGTCAGGACGCCGTTCGTCCTGTCTTCGCCGACCTCCAGGCCGTGGTTCATTGTCCCGGCGTCCCGGCTCCGTCATCGGGATCGACGATCGCTGCGTCTGGTCGGACGTGCCGTGACCGGTCACGACACTCGCAGTGGCGCCGGTGACCGACTCGGGATACTCCGGGCGGCTTCGTCTCGGCCCGACCCCTGACGGGCCCGTGTCCTGGTCACGTTCGATCGCCGGCCCGTCACCAGCGTCGGCGGCGGTACCGCCGCGAGGATCCACGCCTTTAAGCCGATCGGGCCTGTACCCCCGGACAACCGAGCGAACGGTCGTCCCGGGACGAACGGAGGGCGACCGGCGATCCGCCGGCAGACGGCGATGTGGGCCTCCGGCCCGTACGCCCGACGGCGGACGACTCGACGCAGTCGGGACCCCGCATCCGGTCGAGCAGTCGACCGTGCTCGCGGGCGCCGGTCGACCCCTGCGGGGCGGGCCGACTCGGACACAACTATGGAAATCGAAATTGCAACGATAGGCGGCTACGAGGAAGTTGGACGGCAGATGACTGCCGTCCGCGCGGGCAACGACGTCGTCATCTTCGACATGGGACTGAACCTCTCGCAGGTTCTGATCCACGACAACGTCGAGACCGAACGGATGCACAGTCTCGATCTGATCGACATGGGCGCGATTCCGGACGACCGGGTTATGTCCGACCTCGAGGGCGACGTGCAGGCGATCGTCCCGACGCACGGTCACTTAGACCACATCGGCGCCATCTCGAAACTCGCCCACCGGTACAACGCGCCGGTCGTCGCGACGCCGTTTACGATCGAGCTGGTCAAACAGCAGATCGAGAGCGAACAGAAGTTCGGCGTCGAGAACGATCTGATCAAGATGGATCCCGGCGAGACGATGTCGATCGGCGACAGCGGCCAGGTCGACCTCGAGTTCGTCAACGTCACTCACTCGATCATCGACGCCATCAACCCGGTCCTCCACACGCCCGAGGGCGCCATCGTCTACGGGCTGGACAAACGCATGGATCACACGCCGGTCATCGGCGACCCGATCGACATGGAACGCTTCCGCGAGATCGGTCGAGAGGGCCAGGGTGTCCTGTGTTACATCGAGGACTGTACGAACGCGAACAAGCAGGGTCGCACGCCGAGTGAATCCGTCGCGAGACGCCACCTGAAGGACGTCATCTACAGTCTGGAGGACTACGACGGCGGCATCGTCGCGACGACGTTCTCGAGTCACATCTCCCGGGTCACCTCGCTCGTGGAGTTCGCCAACGATATCGGCCGCCAGCCGGTCTTGCTGGGTCGGTCGATGGAGAAGTACTCTGGGACCGCGGAACGACTCGACTTCGTCGACTTCCCCGACGATCTGGGTATGTTCGGTCACCGCAAGTCGGTCGACCGAACGTTCAAACGCATCATGAACGAAGGCAAAGAGAACTTCCTGCCCGTCGTCACTGGCCACCAGGGAGAACCGCGCGCGATGCTCACCCGGATGGCCCGCGGCGAGACGCCGTACGAACTGGACGAGGGCGACAAGGTCGTCTTCTCTGCGCGCGTCATCCCGGAACCCACCAACGAGGGCCAGCGCTACCAGGCCGAGAAGCTCCTTGGCATGCAGGGCGCACGCATCTACTCCGACATCCACGTCTCCGGCCACCTCAACCAGGAGGGTCACTACGAGATGCTACAGGCGCTGCAACCCCAGCACATCATCCCGGCCCATCAGGACATGAAGGGCTTCTCTGGGTACGTCGGCCTCGCACAGAGCGAGGGGTACAAACTCGGTCGTGATCTGCACGTCACGTCGAACGGCAACCTGATCCAGCTGGTCGAGTGAGATGACGACCCCCGAGGCACGCGAACAGGCGGTGCTCGAAGCGGTCCGGAAGCGGCGCGAACTCGTCAACGACGCGATCCCGGAGGAGTTACCGATCCGTCGTCCGGAGCGCCTCTACGAGGCCTCGCGGTACCTGCTCGACGCGGGTGGCAAGCGCCTCCGGCCGTCGGTGTTACTCGTCACGGCGGAGGCTCTCACCGACGTCGATCCGCTCACGGAGTCGTATCGGTCGTTCGAACCGCTCGACGATTCGTCGCCGATCGACATCCTGGCGGCAGCGATCAGCGTCGAAGTGATCCAGTCGTTCACCCTGATCCACGACGACATCATGGACGACGACGACCTTCGACGTGGCGTCCCGGCCGTCCATCGCGAGTACGACGTAGAGACGGCGATTCTCGCCGGCGACACGCTGTACTCGAAGGCGTTCGAGATCATGCTCGATACGGGCGCCGAGACGGACCGGATGGTCCGCGCGCTCGACGTCCTCGCGAACACCTGTACGCAGATCTGCGAGGGCCAGTCGCTCGACGTCCAGTTCGAGGAACGCGACCGGGTCACGACCGACGAGTACCTGGAAATGGTCGAACAGAAGACGGCGGTCCTCTACGCAGCGTCGGCTGCCCTGCCCGCGGTCCTCCTCGGTGCCGACGACGAGACCGTCGACGCGCTCTATGGCTACGGGCTCGACATCGGACGCGGGTTCCAGATCCACGACGACGTCCTCGATCTCACCGTCCCGAGCGAGACGCTCGGCAAACAACGCGGCAGCGACCTCGTCGAGAACAAACAGACCCTGATCACCGTCCACGCCCGCGAGCAGGGTGTGTCGGTCGACTCCCTCGTCGACACGGACGACGTCGACGCCGTCACAGAAGCGGAGATCGACAGTGCCGTCGCCGAACTCGAAGCGGCAGGCAGCATCGAGTACGCCCGGGCGAAAGCCCACGAACTCGTCTCGCAGGGCAAAGGTCGCCTCGACGTCCTTCCCGAGAACGAGGCCCGGACACTGCTCGAAACCCTCGCCGAGTATCTCGTCGAGCGCGGCTACTGAGCCAGTACAGACCCGTTTTCGGCGCCGAATCGACGCTCGAAACGGAGCGTGGGTTTTTGTCCGCCAGGTCGGTACGTCCCGACATGACGCAACCGCAGGGTCCCAGATCACTCTCTCGCCGCACTCTACTCGCCGCTGGCCTGTCGGCCGGGATTACGGCCGTCGCCGGGTGCACCTCCCTGGTCGGAAACACGTCAGACGGGTCGACGTTCGACCCTGAGGAACCGTCCGACCCGCCGACGGGGACGCCGAACGAACTCCACTACGTGCTCGAAGAGCGAACGCCCCAGCACGAACTCGACGTCGAGTCCATCTACGAGAGCGACGGTGATCTGATCGTCGAGTACTACTCCGACGCCGACGCGTCGGTGGACGAGAACGCGACCGGCGAGAACGCCTCGATCGTCGTCAGGGAAGGTGGACCGCTGTACAACTTCACGATGGAAGAGGCGGGCGTGATCGCCGAAGCGTTCAACCAGGTGTGCATCCAGTACGGCTCCGGCGACGAGTACGACATGCTCGTCGGGGAGCTCGTCAATCCACTGGAAAACCAGCCGTGGGGTTGGGGCGCCGAGACCGCCTGGTTCACAGAGTACAACGCGGGCAACATCACGCGAACCGACGTCGTTCAGCGAATGGGTCAGTACGTCGTCTACGAGGAAGACGTGACGGCGAGCGAGTAGTGATGCAGACGCTTCTAGTGAGCGTCCACGCCGTTCGGTACATCCCCAATCGCCGAACCAGCGGTCGGGCGCGGACGTCCGTGGCCGAGTTGTCGAGAGCGATTGGAGCCGAGCGGTTCGGTAGCGTGATCGGAGCCGAGCGGTTCGGCCGGAACCTACCGTCCCTCTCGATCAGTCGGTGGGTGGCGAGACGGTAGTGGCGCTCTCGTTGGTTCCGACGGCCGTCTCTCCGTCGGCGGAGGTCTCGAGGATCGTCGCCATCGTCTCGAGTTCCTGATCGAGCGCGTCGTCACCGATGGCGTCAGCTTCGGCGGAGAAGTACGACCGGAACGTCGCGAACCGCTCGACGTACGCCGGCGAGAGTCGTAAGTCGGTCGACTGGCGTTCCCACTCACCGAGGGCCACCGTCTCGGACTCGTCGATCCCCGCGTCGGGTGGGTCCGGGTCGTCGCCTGCGAGTGTGGCGCGTTCGTACTCGATCCAGTGCTGTGTGAGCGTGGCGTATCGAGTGAGCAGGACGGCCTTCCGGACGCTGTCGGTCTCGAAGTACTCCGGTTGGCGATCGTCGAATCGGAGGTGTTCGGTCGTCTCGTGGCGTTCGCCCGACCGGTCCTCGTAACTCGCCGTCAGTTCCAGTGTCGATTCGTCCCCCGTTCGATTCAGTTGTAGCAGGATGACT comes from the Halovivax cerinus genome and includes:
- a CDS encoding 30S ribosomal protein S4; protein product: MALGTDTKHYETPNHPYQGERIASEHSLLDRYGLSNKEELWRAQSELRSYRREARELLGQAQGDEVVQRRSEEFLGRLKRVGVLDEAEGLGDVLGLEIEDVLERRLQTVVYRKGLANTPQQARQFITHGHVTIGDRRHRVPSYVVDVDEEDDVAFDGTSPLADELHPERAEGQ
- a CDS encoding 30S ribosomal protein S11, coding for MSQDDDKWGIAHVHASFNNTIMTVTDLTGAETIAKSSGGTAVKQNRDEASPYAAMQMAEGVAEEVKAAGITGLHVRVRGPGGNLQKSPGPGAQATIRALARSGIEIGRIEDVTPIPHDGSRAPKGKGGF
- a CDS encoding DNA-directed RNA polymerase subunit D; the protein is MAADYDVEFVERADREARILVRGITPAFANGIRRAMIADVPTLAIDTVRFIENSSVMFDEQLGLRLGLVPLTTPRHDEFGEEDVVTLSIDVEGPGTAYSGDLVSAEPDLVKPADENVPIIHLKDGQRLEAEADAVYDRGKDHAKHQGGVAVGYRHLQHVTVEGDLPEFEDEERRIVRGVIEDDGDLIPTSEFGHDLTERYPGKEVSVEDVPNAFVFHVETDGSFSVEELVTRAIDSIDDRAAELEAAVQL
- a CDS encoding 50S ribosomal protein L18e is translated as MSTKTNPRLTDLIAELKSTSRSRDADVWRDIADRLEKPRSNHAEVNLGRIERYAREDETVIVPGKVLGSGRLRKNVTVAAVDASSSAATKIDQVGEYVPIEQLLEDNPDGSDLRVIA
- a CDS encoding 50S ribosomal protein L13, whose translation is MSVAEFDADVVVDARDCILGRVASQVAQRALDGERVAIVNAEDAVITGDTEDVFETYRTRAQLGSDRGPNYPKRPDTIFKRSVRGMLPYKKPRGREAFSNVRVYVGNPYEGDDDREATVLEDTSLDRLSNIRFVHLGEVADQLGANVTW
- a CDS encoding 30S ribosomal protein S9, with protein sequence MVTNTSGKKKTAVARATVTDGEGRVRINAQPVELVEPQMSRLKMLEPFRIAGDELRDGIDITVRVEGGGISGQADAVRTAIARGIVQHTNDAELRDAFMSFDRSLLVNDVRQSESKKWGGPGARARYQKSYR
- a CDS encoding DNA-directed RNA polymerase subunit N; this translates as MMVPVRCFTCGTVVAEHWEEFEERAREGDEDPAEVLDDLGVDRFCCRRMLVSHTDLVDVVSPYQ
- a CDS encoding DNA-directed RNA polymerase subunit K, coding for MQQERYNRYEKARILGARALQVSYGAPVLIETDQTEPILIAAEEYDEGVLPFTVNRSQAST
- the eno gene encoding phosphopyruvate hydratase; the encoded protein is MTLITDVRLREILDSRGNPTVEADVVTESGGFGRAAAPSGASTGEYEAIERPSGEAIAAARERAVPRLVGDAYAGNQREVDAILRAADGTDNFAEIGANSAVAISMAAAKAGADVLGAPLFQHLGGTFRGNSFPTPLGNVVGGGEHATDATDIQEFLAAPVGAPSVQDAVFANAAVHAAVADVLDERDEPAGKGDEGAWAPSVTDAEAFEIVDDAVGRVEDEVGFEIGFGLDVAASELYDADADEYVYSDRTRSTDEQIAYVADLVSEYDLVYVEDPLDEDDYDAYAELTDRTGDETLICGDDLFVTNVDRLRTGIDGGAANAILIKPNQIGTLSDAFDAIELATEHGYEAVVSHRSGETEDATIAHLAVATDAAFIKTGAVGGERTAKLNELIRIEDDAL
- the rpsB gene encoding 30S ribosomal protein S2, which codes for MTENDTPQEGLDAAEDEIDEEPAEGAGPAAESEEVDEAATAETAEAPAEAEPADEELDESGPSLDDDVMSDEDADLLIPVEDYLGAGVHIGTQQKTEDMERFIHRVRTDGLYVLDVSMTDRRIRTAADFLENYAPEQILVTSSRQYGRFPAEKFAEAVGARARTGRFIPGTLTNPKYDGYIEPDVLVVTDPIGDAQAVKEAITVGIPVIAMCDSNNQTGNVDLVVPTNNKGRKALSVVYWLLANEVLDRRGAEPSYALEDFESLV
- the mvk gene encoding mevalonate kinase, which translates into the protein MTRSSAPGKVYLFGEHAVVYGEPAVPCAIERRARVGVEPRDDATLRVHSDDLSLDGFTVEYSGSTTGTPDIDVAESLVDAAMGYVDEAIGQVRDVTGDTETGFDVTIESDIPLGAGIGSSAAVVVAAIDAASRALGVELSTDELAERAYRTELAVQDGQASRADTFCSATGGAVRVEGADCRSIAAPDLPFVIGFDGGAGDTGALVAGVRQLREEYDFAAETIESIGDIVRRGERILADGDVEELGELMDFNHGLLSALGVSSRSLDSMVWAAREAGAHGVKLTGAGGGGCIVALDPTPETATALRYLPGCEEVFRAELATDGVKRLE
- a CDS encoding isopentenyl phosphate kinase, yielding MTIVLKLGGSVITEKDRPETLDGRALDETADAIAEALADGTVEDIVLVHGGGSFGHHHANEFGVSTTAGSHAVDAVHAIHGAMTTLNRFVLQRLLDRDVPAVPVAPFSAAYRSGDGALTLPTGQVETLLGEGFVPVLHGDIVAHVGAGVTVVSGDELVVELADRLGADRVGLCSAVPGVLDGNDAVIERIESHEDVASVLGDSDTTDVTGGMSSKVRALLALDGPASIFDLDGLTAFLAGERPGTTVDGERQ
- a CDS encoding ribonuclease J encodes the protein MEIEIATIGGYEEVGRQMTAVRAGNDVVIFDMGLNLSQVLIHDNVETERMHSLDLIDMGAIPDDRVMSDLEGDVQAIVPTHGHLDHIGAISKLAHRYNAPVVATPFTIELVKQQIESEQKFGVENDLIKMDPGETMSIGDSGQVDLEFVNVTHSIIDAINPVLHTPEGAIVYGLDKRMDHTPVIGDPIDMERFREIGREGQGVLCYIEDCTNANKQGRTPSESVARRHLKDVIYSLEDYDGGIVATTFSSHISRVTSLVEFANDIGRQPVLLGRSMEKYSGTAERLDFVDFPDDLGMFGHRKSVDRTFKRIMNEGKENFLPVVTGHQGEPRAMLTRMARGETPYELDEGDKVVFSARVIPEPTNEGQRYQAEKLLGMQGARIYSDIHVSGHLNQEGHYEMLQALQPQHIIPAHQDMKGFSGYVGLAQSEGYKLGRDLHVTSNGNLIQLVE